The Planktothrix sp. FACHB-1365 genome has a segment encoding these proteins:
- a CDS encoding DUF4126 domain-containing protein: MIELLAVLSASAAAGLRIALPLLVIGLLQNDLWSRVPFLSRFSPQVVIGVLVSWSLFEIFASKKLLGQRILQIIQLLFSPFVGAIMGLAIAEVTHVEPRLFWIIAIVSGLLALVLQLVQTGLFYRLRGLPVWVILGQDILCVFLVIFAFDAPQQGGLIALLLLWLAIRISKEWYRWYKKQGQLGERNPRRYKREPD; this comes from the coding sequence ATGATTGAACTCCTTGCGGTGCTATCGGCATCGGCGGCGGCAGGATTAAGAATAGCTTTACCCTTGCTGGTCATTGGCTTACTGCAAAATGATTTATGGTCGCGTGTACCCTTTCTGTCTCGATTTTCACCACAGGTTGTTATCGGGGTGCTCGTCAGTTGGTCATTATTTGAAATTTTTGCATCTAAAAAACTCCTGGGACAGCGTATTTTACAAATAATACAATTACTATTTAGCCCCTTTGTTGGTGCTATCATGGGTTTAGCGATCGCAGAAGTCACTCATGTTGAACCTCGCTTATTTTGGATTATTGCCATTGTTAGCGGTTTACTCGCTCTGGTTTTACAATTAGTGCAAACTGGATTATTTTATCGCTTGCGAGGTTTACCCGTCTGGGTGATTTTAGGGCAAGATATTCTTTGTGTTTTCCTGGTGATTTTTGCCTTTGATGCGCCTCAACAGGGAGGGTTAATTGCCTTATTATTATTGTGGCTTGCCATTCGGATTTCTAAAGAATGGTATCGCTGGTATAAAAAACAAGGTCAACTCGGAGAACGTAACCCCCGACGTTATAAACGGGAACCGGATTAA
- the hemH gene encoding ferrochelatase — translation MGRVGVLLLNLGGPEQLQDVRPFLYNLFSDPEIIRLPFAWMQKPLAWMISTLRYKKSQENYKAIGGGSPLRRITEEQALALQASLQDKGQDMRVYVGMRYWNPFTEEAVAKIKRDQIEQLVILPLYPQFSISTSGSSFRVLEKLWQQDPSLQKIDYTVIPSWYNRPGYLQAMAELIHQEIEHCEHPEQVPIFFSAHGVPVSYVEEAGDPYRDEIEGCTAAIMQTLNRPNPHVLAYQSRVGPVEWLKPYTEEAIPELAEQGVKELVVVPISFVSEHIETLEEIDMEYRELAEESGIEKFHRVPALNTHPVFINDLAEMVIEALDAPNIKFSDVVHPGKQTKLYPQERWEWGLTTTAEVWNGRLAMLGMMAILLEIITGQGPLHFVGLL, via the coding sequence ATGGGACGAGTCGGAGTCTTACTGCTAAATCTGGGCGGGCCAGAGCAACTGCAAGATGTTCGCCCCTTTTTGTATAATCTATTTTCAGACCCAGAAATTATCCGTTTGCCCTTTGCTTGGATGCAGAAACCTTTGGCTTGGATGATTTCGACGCTACGCTATAAGAAATCCCAAGAAAATTATAAAGCCATTGGGGGCGGTTCTCCCCTGCGACGGATTACCGAAGAGCAGGCTCTGGCTTTACAAGCCTCTTTACAAGACAAAGGCCAGGATATGCGGGTGTATGTGGGGATGCGCTATTGGAACCCCTTTACTGAAGAAGCAGTAGCTAAAATTAAACGTGATCAAATCGAACAATTAGTTATTTTACCTTTATATCCGCAATTCTCAATTAGTACCAGTGGTTCCAGTTTTCGAGTTTTAGAAAAACTTTGGCAACAAGATCCCAGTTTACAAAAAATTGATTATACCGTGATTCCCTCTTGGTATAATCGCCCCGGTTATTTACAAGCAATGGCGGAATTAATTCATCAAGAAATAGAACATTGTGAACACCCGGAACAAGTTCCCATTTTCTTTAGTGCTCATGGTGTTCCGGTGAGTTATGTCGAAGAAGCCGGAGACCCCTACCGAGATGAAATTGAAGGGTGTACGGCGGCAATTATGCAGACGTTAAATCGTCCTAACCCCCATGTTTTAGCTTATCAAAGTCGCGTTGGCCCGGTGGAATGGTTGAAACCTTATACCGAAGAAGCGATTCCTGAATTAGCAGAACAAGGGGTTAAAGAATTAGTGGTAGTTCCCATTAGTTTTGTCTCTGAACATATCGAAACTTTAGAAGAAATTGATATGGAATATCGGGAACTGGCGGAAGAATCTGGTATTGAAAAATTCCATCGAGTTCCTGCCTTAAATACCCATCCTGTATTTATTAATGATTTAGCAGAAATGGTAATAGAAGCCTTAGATGCTCCTAATATTAAGTTCTCTGATGTAGTCCATCCCGGTAAACAAACCAAGCTGTATCCTCAAGAACGTTGGGAATGGGGACTGACAACAACGGCTGAAGTCTGGAATGGTCGGTTAGCCATGTTAGGAATGATGGCAATTTTATTAGAAATCATTACCGGACAAGGCCCTCTACATTTCGTTGGGTTGTTATAG
- a CDS encoding class I SAM-dependent methyltransferase: MATILRSLSYRYQWLYDTISRLAALSVGGESRFRELPLKGLTLNPETKVLDLCCGNGQATGVLVEYSQNVTGLDASPLSLKRAKNNVPQAQYVEAFAENMPFADNRFDVVHTSAALHEMNPEQLQQILNEVYRVLKPGGTFTLVDFHPPTNPLFWPGVALFLWLFETETAWQLLKTDVPQLISQIGFTVNPPQLYAGGSLQVIQGVKP; this comes from the coding sequence ATGGCAACCATCCTCAGAAGCTTAAGTTACCGTTATCAATGGCTCTATGATACAATTTCCCGACTCGCCGCCTTGAGTGTTGGGGGTGAGAGTCGGTTTCGGGAATTACCGTTAAAAGGATTAACCCTAAACCCGGAAACAAAAGTTTTGGACTTATGTTGTGGGAATGGACAAGCAACGGGGGTATTAGTTGAATATTCCCAAAATGTTACGGGGTTAGATGCGTCTCCCCTTTCCCTCAAACGCGCTAAAAATAATGTTCCTCAAGCGCAATATGTAGAAGCGTTTGCAGAAAATATGCCGTTTGCAGATAACAGGTTTGATGTCGTTCACACCAGCGCCGCGTTACATGAGATGAACCCTGAACAATTGCAACAAATTCTCAATGAAGTTTATCGCGTTCTCAAACCGGGGGGGACTTTTACCCTCGTTGACTTCCATCCTCCGACAAATCCCCTGTTCTGGCCGGGGGTAGCGTTATTTCTCTGGTTATTTGAAACGGAAACGGCTTGGCAACTGTTAAAAACAGATGTACCTCAATTAATATCACAAATTGGCTTTACTGTCAATCCCCCTCAACTTTATGCGGGAGGAAGTTTACAAGTAATTCAGGGTGTTAAACCTTGA
- the clpS gene encoding ATP-dependent Clp protease adapter ClpS: MTSSPTVAPTRASQTVNQLYPNYKVIVLNDDFNTFQHVANCLMKYIPGMTSDLAWELTNQVHYDGQATVWVGPQEQAELYHQQLSREGLTMAPLEKA, from the coding sequence ATGACCAGTTCCCCTACTGTTGCACCAACTCGCGCCAGCCAAACGGTTAATCAACTTTATCCGAATTATAAGGTCATTGTATTAAATGATGATTTTAATACGTTTCAGCACGTTGCTAATTGTTTGATGAAATATATTCCGGGGATGACCAGTGATCTCGCTTGGGAATTAACGAATCAAGTTCATTATGACGGTCAAGCAACGGTATGGGTCGGCCCCCAAGAACAAGCTGAACTCTATCATCAACAATTAAGTCGAGAAGGGTTAACAATGGCACCTTTAGAAAAAGCTTAA
- a CDS encoding Uma2 family endonuclease — protein MSKPESEILGSGIMKSVTKISLAEFLSQPNIEASPAWELINDQPSQKPMPTLFHSRLQRNLVNYINQHTNQFEAVQELRCLVPPYSPVPDIAIISCDRLADEDRPFNGAPDWLIEIRSPDQNTLDLQKKILHCLSNGTQLAWLIDISRQQVWVWWGDELPLVCSGVDILPSLGDLPELTVNAVMAMTQRQYFP, from the coding sequence TTGTCTAAGCCAGAAAGTGAAATTTTGGGAAGCGGCATTATGAAGTCAGTCACAAAAATCTCACTCGCAGAGTTTCTTTCTCAACCCAATATTGAGGCTTCTCCCGCATGGGAATTAATTAATGACCAACCAAGTCAAAAACCAATGCCAACGCTGTTTCACTCACGCCTACAACGCAATCTGGTTAATTATATTAATCAGCATACCAATCAGTTTGAGGCGGTGCAAGAATTACGTTGTCTAGTTCCTCCCTACTCACCTGTACCCGATATTGCTATTATTAGTTGCGATCGCCTTGCTGATGAAGACAGGCCATTTAACGGGGCTCCAGATTGGTTAATTGAAATCCGTTCACCGGATCAAAATACCTTAGACTTACAAAAGAAGATTCTCCATTGTCTGAGTAACGGAACACAATTGGCTTGGTTAATTGATATCTCTCGTCAACAAGTTTGGGTGTGGTGGGGTGATGAGTTACCATTAGTTTGTTCAGGTGTAGACATTTTGCCAAGTTTGGGTGATCTCCCTGAACTGACGGTTAACGCTGTCATGGCGATGACTCAGCGACAGTATTTCCCCTAA
- a CDS encoding type II toxin-antitoxin system HicB family antitoxin, translating into MDNNNKQVYNYTVILEKEPDGGYHAFCPILKGCHSQGDSFEEAIDNITEAIELYIESLNAI; encoded by the coding sequence ATGGATAACAATAATAAACAAGTTTACAATTATACCGTTATTCTGGAAAAAGAACCCGATGGAGGTTATCATGCTTTTTGCCCTATTCTCAAAGGTTGTCATTCTCAAGGAGATTCCTTTGAAGAAGCCATTGATAATATTACAGAAGCGATTGAATTATATATTGAAAGTTTAAATGCTATTTGA
- the gltB gene encoding glutamate synthase large subunit, whose translation MNTQAFPEKQGLYDPQFEHDACGVGFIVHQKGQKSHDIVENALTILLNLDHRGACGCEVNTGDGAGILMQVPHKFLKKVTAEQNINLPEPGQYGVGMIYSSPDPQQRQKGREIFEKIVTAEGQTVLGWRDVPTDHSSLGNTAQSSEPFMQQVFIGRNPNISDDLVFERKLYVIRKLSHTEIRVPGADPYWYISSLSCRTMVYKGMLMPVQVGQYYPELHDPDMESALALVHSRFSTNTFPSWERSHPYRYIAHNGEINTLRGNINWMTARQSMFESELFGEDLKKIQPVINVNGSDSTIFDNALELLVLAGRSLPHAVMMMIPEPWTAHESMSEEKKAFYEYHSCLMEPWDGPASIAFTDGTMMGAVLDRNGLRPSRYYVTKDDLVIMASEAGVLPIEPERVAYKGRLQPGRMFLVDMEQGRIIADEEIKSKIATEQPYREWLNEHLVALENLKDPVETSHGASLQETLVQQQTAFGYTFEDLRLLLTPMARDGVEAVGSMGTDTPLAVLSDRPKLLYEYFQQLFAQVTNPPIDSIREEIITSADTTIGAERNLLKPEPESCHLIKLKTPILSNAELAKLKAVNEDGFHAITLPILFNPKDGVNGLEAAMKGIFEQADKAIEAGVNLLILSDRGVDPNNAPIPALLAVSGLHHHLIRHGTRTRVGIILESGEPREVHHFAVLIGYGCCAINPYIAFESIHDMISQGLLVGVDYKTACKNYVKAATKGVIKVASKIGISTLQSYRGAQIFEAIGLNQSVIDRYFSWTASRIQGADLEVIAKEAILRHTNAFPDRPGDQTPTLDVGGEYQWRKDGEAHLLSPEAIHSLQKAVKIGDYELFKKYAQLVNEQNQKYFTLRGLLQFKDRQPIPIEEVEPIEAIMKRFKTGAMSYGSISKEAHETLAIAMNRIGGKSNTGEGGEDPERYTWTNEQGDSKNSAIKQVASGRFGVTSLYLSQAKEIQIKMAQGAKPGEGGQLPGRKVYPSIAKVRHSTPGVGLISPPPHHDIYSIEDLAELIHDLKNSNRAARVSVKLVSEVGVGTIAAGVAKAHADVVLISGFDGGTGASPQTSIKHAGLPWELGLAETHQTLVLNNLRSRIAVETDGQMKTGRDVVIAALLGAEEFGFSTAPLVTLGCIMMRVCHLNTCPAGIATQNPKLRESFTGEPEHTVNFMKFIAQEVRELMAELGFRTISEMVGRTDVLEPKKAVDHWKAKGIDLSKILYQPEVGEDIGRYCQIPQDHGLDKSLDITVLLDLCKPAIEKGQKVSATLPIKNINRAVGTILGNEITKNHWHGLPEDTVHLHFQGSAGQSFGAFVPKGVTLELEGDANDYLGKGLSGGKIIIYPPAQSTFIPEENIIIGNVALYGATGGEVYIRGLAGERFGVRNSGVSAVVEGVGDHGCEYMTGGKVVVLGPTGRNFAAGMSGGIAYILDETGDFATRCNTSMADLEQLEDPEEINQVYQLIAKHAEYTKSQKALKILAHWTEMIPTFVKVIPRDYKRVLEALKEAEQSGLTGDEALTAAFEANSRDVARVGGS comes from the coding sequence ATGAATACTCAAGCATTCCCCGAAAAACAAGGTCTCTACGATCCTCAATTTGAACACGACGCCTGTGGGGTCGGGTTCATCGTCCATCAGAAGGGGCAAAAATCCCATGATATTGTTGAAAATGCCTTAACCATATTACTCAACCTCGACCATCGCGGCGCCTGTGGGTGTGAAGTCAATACCGGAGATGGGGCGGGAATTTTAATGCAGGTTCCCCATAAATTCCTTAAAAAAGTCACCGCAGAACAGAATATTAATTTACCCGAACCCGGACAATATGGGGTTGGGATGATTTATAGTTCCCCTGACCCCCAACAGCGCCAAAAAGGTCGGGAAATCTTTGAAAAAATTGTCACCGCAGAAGGTCAAACCGTTCTCGGTTGGCGGGATGTTCCTACGGATCATTCTAGTTTAGGGAATACCGCCCAGTCTAGTGAACCCTTTATGCAGCAGGTGTTCATTGGTCGTAATCCTAATATTAGCGATGATCTGGTATTTGAACGCAAACTCTATGTGATTCGTAAATTATCCCATACAGAAATCCGCGTTCCCGGTGCTGATCCCTATTGGTATATTTCCAGTCTGTCCTGTCGGACAATGGTGTATAAAGGGATGTTGATGCCTGTGCAGGTGGGACAATATTACCCGGAACTCCATGATCCTGATATGGAAAGTGCGTTGGCGTTGGTTCACTCTCGCTTCAGTACCAATACCTTCCCCAGTTGGGAACGCTCTCACCCCTATCGTTACATTGCCCATAACGGTGAAATTAATACCCTCCGAGGCAATATTAACTGGATGACCGCCCGCCAGTCGATGTTTGAGTCGGAATTGTTTGGGGAGGATCTCAAGAAAATTCAACCCGTGATTAACGTTAATGGTAGCGATTCTACTATTTTTGATAATGCCTTAGAATTGTTAGTCTTAGCAGGGCGATCGCTTCCCCATGCGGTGATGATGATGATCCCCGAACCTTGGACAGCCCACGAGTCCATGAGTGAGGAGAAAAAAGCGTTTTATGAATACCATTCCTGCTTAATGGAACCTTGGGATGGCCCCGCTTCTATTGCCTTTACCGATGGTACGATGATGGGGGCTGTTCTCGATCGCAACGGGTTACGACCTTCCCGCTATTATGTAACGAAAGATGATCTGGTGATCATGGCATCGGAAGCCGGAGTGCTCCCCATCGAACCGGAACGAGTCGCCTATAAAGGTCGTTTACAACCGGGGCGGATGTTCCTGGTGGATATGGAACAGGGGCGGATCATTGCGGATGAGGAAATTAAGTCTAAAATTGCTACAGAACAACCCTATCGGGAATGGTTGAATGAACATTTAGTCGCCCTGGAAAACCTCAAAGACCCCGTAGAGACGAGCCATGGCGCGTCTCTACAGGAGACTTTAGTGCAACAACAAACCGCCTTTGGCTATACCTTTGAAGATTTGCGGCTGTTGTTAACGCCAATGGCGCGGGATGGCGTTGAGGCGGTGGGTTCCATGGGAACCGATACCCCGTTGGCGGTGTTATCTGACCGCCCGAAACTGCTTTATGAGTATTTTCAACAACTGTTTGCTCAGGTCACAAACCCCCCTATTGACTCCATTCGGGAAGAAATTATCACCTCCGCCGATACTACTATCGGGGCGGAACGCAACTTGTTAAAACCCGAACCGGAAAGCTGTCATCTGATCAAACTCAAAACCCCCATTCTCAGTAATGCCGAATTAGCAAAACTGAAAGCGGTTAACGAAGATGGATTTCACGCAATTACCCTGCCGATTCTGTTTAACCCCAAAGATGGGGTAAATGGTTTAGAAGCAGCCATGAAGGGGATTTTTGAGCAGGCTGACAAAGCAATTGAAGCCGGGGTGAACCTCTTGATTTTGAGCGATCGCGGTGTTGATCCGAATAACGCCCCCATTCCCGCTTTATTAGCCGTATCCGGTTTACATCACCATCTAATTCGTCACGGAACTCGCACCCGGGTGGGGATTATTTTAGAATCCGGTGAACCGCGAGAAGTCCATCATTTTGCCGTTTTAATCGGGTATGGTTGCTGTGCGATTAATCCCTATATCGCTTTTGAAAGTATCCACGATATGATCTCTCAAGGATTATTAGTCGGGGTAGACTACAAAACCGCCTGTAAGAATTACGTTAAAGCAGCAACAAAAGGGGTAATTAAAGTTGCTTCAAAAATTGGAATTTCCACCCTACAAAGTTATCGGGGAGCTCAAATTTTTGAAGCCATTGGGTTAAATCAATCGGTGATTGATCGATACTTTAGTTGGACGGCTTCTCGCATTCAAGGTGCTGATTTAGAAGTAATCGCAAAAGAAGCTATTTTACGCCATACCAATGCGTTTCCTGACCGTCCGGGTGATCAAACTCCGACCCTGGATGTGGGGGGAGAATATCAATGGCGTAAAGACGGAGAAGCCCATTTACTCAGTCCTGAAGCGATTCATTCTCTACAAAAAGCCGTTAAGATTGGGGATTATGAATTGTTCAAAAAATATGCCCAGTTAGTGAATGAACAAAACCAGAAATATTTCACTTTGCGGGGTTTATTACAATTCAAAGATCGTCAACCTATTCCAATTGAAGAAGTTGAACCCATTGAAGCCATTATGAAACGGTTTAAAACTGGGGCGATGAGTTATGGTTCAATTTCTAAAGAAGCTCATGAGACTTTAGCGATCGCCATGAACCGCATTGGCGGTAAGTCTAACACAGGAGAAGGCGGCGAAGACCCAGAACGTTATACCTGGACAAACGAACAAGGGGACTCGAAAAATAGCGCCATTAAGCAAGTCGCCTCCGGTCGGTTTGGGGTCACGAGTTTGTACCTTTCCCAAGCTAAGGAAATTCAAATCAAAATGGCCCAGGGCGCTAAACCCGGAGAAGGAGGACAACTACCCGGACGGAAGGTTTATCCGTCTATTGCTAAAGTTCGTCACTCAACGCCGGGGGTGGGTTTAATTTCTCCTCCTCCTCACCACGATATCTATTCCATTGAGGACTTAGCCGAATTAATCCACGACCTGAAAAACTCCAACCGGGCGGCGCGGGTAAGTGTGAAATTAGTCTCGGAAGTCGGAGTTGGAACCATTGCTGCGGGGGTTGCTAAAGCCCATGCCGATGTAGTATTAATCTCCGGTTTTGATGGGGGCACGGGTGCATCTCCCCAAACCTCCATTAAACACGCCGGACTGCCTTGGGAGTTGGGGTTAGCGGAAACCCATCAAACTCTGGTGTTGAATAATTTGCGATCGCGCATTGCCGTCGAAACCGATGGTCAGATGAAGACCGGACGGGATGTTGTAATTGCGGCGTTGTTAGGGGCTGAAGAGTTTGGCTTTTCAACCGCACCGTTAGTCACCTTGGGTTGTATTATGATGCGGGTGTGCCACTTGAATACCTGTCCGGCTGGAATTGCCACCCAAAACCCCAAACTGCGGGAAAGCTTCACGGGGGAACCGGAACACACCGTTAACTTTATGAAGTTCATCGCCCAGGAAGTGCGGGAACTGATGGCGGAGTTAGGTTTCCGCACCATTAGTGAAATGGTGGGACGCACGGATGTATTAGAACCCAAAAAAGCCGTTGACCATTGGAAAGCCAAAGGCATTGACCTCTCAAAAATCCTGTATCAACCGGAAGTTGGGGAAGATATCGGTCGTTATTGTCAAATTCCCCAAGATCACGGGTTAGATAAATCTCTGGATATCACGGTGTTACTGGATTTGTGTAAACCTGCCATTGAGAAAGGGCAGAAAGTGAGTGCTACCTTACCGATTAAAAATATTAACCGGGCGGTAGGAACCATTTTAGGCAATGAAATCACCAAAAACCATTGGCACGGTTTACCAGAAGATACGGTGCATCTGCATTTCCAAGGCAGCGCAGGTCAAAGCTTTGGGGCGTTTGTTCCCAAGGGGGTAACGTTAGAATTGGAAGGAGATGCTAACGACTATCTCGGTAAGGGGTTAAGCGGAGGCAAGATTATTATTTATCCCCCGGCTCAATCCACGTTTATCCCCGAAGAAAATATTATTATCGGGAATGTGGCTTTATATGGGGCGACGGGAGGAGAAGTCTATATCCGAGGGTTAGCGGGTGAACGTTTCGGCGTGCGTAACTCTGGCGTGAGTGCGGTTGTGGAAGGTGTGGGAGATCACGGTTGTGAATATATGACCGGAGGTAAGGTCGTTGTCCTTGGCCCCACTGGACGTAACTTTGCGGCAGGAATGAGTGGCGGAATTGCCTATATCTTGGATGAAACGGGGGATTTTGCTACTCGTTGTAATACGTCAATGGCGGATTTAGAACAGTTGGAAGACCCGGAAGAAATTAATCAGGTTTACCAATTAATTGCTAAACACGCGGAGTATACCAAGAGTCAAAAAGCGTTGAAAATTTTAGCCCATTGGACGGAAATGATTCCGACGTTTGTTAAAGTGATTCCACGAGATTATAAGCGGGTTTTAGAAGCATTAAAAGAAGCTGAACAATCCGGTTTAACTGGGGATGAAGCGTTAACGGCGGCGTTTGAAGCAAATTCCCGTGATGTGGCGCGGGTTGGCGGAAGTTAA
- a CDS encoding transposase, translating to MPRRQVIFQAGNYYHVYNRGNNRQLIFFERDNYIYFLRQLRNHLITNGVDIIAYCLMPNHYHLLVYLQTDNFSDLMQSFSLSYTKAMNKRYHRVGSLFQGRFQAIHVDQEEYLLHLTRYIHLNPVSANLVKKAEEWEFSSYQDYIDLRRGSLAKLEGVRSQLSSAEDYRYFLEDYSKSHKLIQHLTFAE from the coding sequence ATGCCACGTCGTCAAGTTATCTTTCAAGCGGGTAATTACTATCATGTTTATAACCGAGGCAATAACCGTCAACTTATCTTTTTTGAACGGGATAACTATATTTATTTTTTGCGACAATTAAGAAACCATCTAATCACTAATGGGGTTGATATTATTGCTTATTGTCTGATGCCTAATCATTATCATTTATTAGTTTACCTGCAAACCGATAACTTCTCAGATTTAATGCAGTCGTTTTCTCTGTCTTATACAAAAGCGATGAATAAACGTTATCATAGAGTGGGTTCACTTTTTCAGGGACGATTTCAGGCGATTCATGTTGATCAAGAAGAATATTTATTACACCTAACTCGCTATATTCACTTAAATCCAGTCAGTGCTAATCTTGTTAAAAAAGCCGAAGAGTGGGAATTTTCCAGTTATCAAGACTATATTGATTTGCGACGGGGGAGTTTAGCGAAATTAGAAGGAGTGCGATCGCAACTTTCCTCAGCAGAGGATTACCGTTACTTTTTAGAAGATTATTCAAAAAGCCATAAATTAATCCAACATTTAACCTTTGCCGAATAA
- a CDS encoding GUN4 domain-containing protein — MVWDFAQGMITASQGFFVQTMIARTQRQNVIDQINSQIDLEESRQEFQGKLEIFRSASQLNLQERQQEFQASLEAVRIDAQIAMQTRGQEFQAALEGVRQKFNRELEDYRQFCENARLQKRQDFEAEQLARRLQHEQRLEEYRRESQLILSRVQLLNAIELADDKEIRDTFPLKTPASVILKAYKSYQDNYRNIPLLVIISPPALEFEKFPNAAQGFSRIESRLTDEVQEFCKHYPLTSQDRPIRYQGADWESKSSHGKSAVDVLHHVLKSIPTLVLESKIDGDLLRIYLAGWDMLETVPHYEKVLTIPWKEVLYPIARQYAEKWREYRMILLDKGRSLEEIQRRGGDDELNLLILEEEEEDREFGFTRERDYKYNVKEEKYIQELAQFLGICHCILVGLLADRYHFSHADVRPKLPELLPSLLEKVPSESLKQMLVGEIVSSYQSLYQLAGCDRPHLIPDLYLDLALSLSHLPDQSWARKQIEYSIQVWLMLRNRVSSIEEQKPGLLELLEAVTSALTVGDKEYVEKLGGCLEAVGESHHQETIQNAIQGQQNTEYQRQLEAERLRQEEEVKRQRQLEEETERLRQSKYQQLEGYLAAARWREADEETVSMMLEVMGKDQYNVSIEDINNFPSEDLRIIDQLWVKYSDGRFGFSVQKRIYQSLGGTREYDEKIWRIFCDRVEWDLYYYTIAIDKHLSRSYQLGWGHWNIQFKYNAPVGHLPSLTRESSHPLFWTTGLLALLSRPDL; from the coding sequence ATGGTTTGGGATTTTGCACAAGGAATGATAACAGCAAGTCAAGGTTTTTTTGTACAAACAATGATTGCGAGGACGCAAAGACAAAATGTAATTGATCAAATTAACAGTCAAATTGATTTAGAAGAAAGTCGCCAAGAATTTCAAGGAAAACTAGAAATCTTCAGAAGTGCTTCTCAATTGAACTTACAAGAACGGCAACAAGAATTTCAAGCGTCTTTAGAAGCAGTAAGAATTGATGCTCAAATTGCGATGCAAACGAGGGGGCAAGAATTTCAAGCGGCTTTAGAAGGAGTGCGACAAAAATTTAATCGAGAACTTGAAGACTATCGGCAGTTTTGCGAAAATGCGCGATTGCAAAAACGACAAGATTTTGAAGCCGAACAGTTAGCAAGACGCTTACAACATGAACAACGTTTAGAAGAATACCGTCGGGAAAGTCAACTGATATTATCTCGTGTTCAATTGTTAAATGCCATAGAACTTGCTGATGATAAAGAAATTCGAGACACTTTCCCCCTAAAAACTCCCGCTAGTGTGATCTTAAAAGCTTATAAAAGCTATCAAGATAATTATCGAAATATTCCTTTATTAGTCATTATATCACCCCCTGCATTAGAGTTTGAAAAATTCCCTAATGCTGCCCAAGGTTTTAGTCGGATTGAATCTCGCTTAACCGATGAAGTGCAAGAATTTTGCAAACATTATCCCCTTACGAGTCAGGACAGACCGATCAGATATCAAGGGGCAGATTGGGAAAGTAAATCTTCTCATGGCAAAAGTGCAGTGGATGTTCTGCATCATGTTCTCAAATCCATTCCAACTCTCGTTTTAGAATCTAAAATTGATGGGGATTTGCTGCGAATTTATTTAGCGGGTTGGGATATGTTAGAAACCGTCCCCCATTATGAAAAAGTTCTAACGATTCCTTGGAAAGAAGTATTATATCCCATCGCCCGTCAATATGCTGAAAAATGGCGAGAATACCGGATGATTTTGTTAGATAAAGGCAGAAGTTTAGAGGAGATTCAGCGACGGGGTGGGGATGATGAACTGAATTTATTAATTTTAGAAGAGGAGGAGGAAGATCGGGAGTTTGGCTTCACGAGAGAGCGGGATTACAAATATAACGTTAAGGAAGAAAAGTATATTCAAGAACTGGCGCAGTTTTTAGGAATTTGCCATTGTATTTTAGTGGGTTTACTGGCGGATCGCTATCATTTCTCCCATGCTGATGTGCGTCCGAAATTGCCTGAACTGTTGCCGAGTTTATTGGAAAAAGTGCCGAGTGAAAGTTTGAAGCAAATGTTGGTGGGTGAGATTGTTTCTAGTTATCAAAGTCTTTATCAGTTAGCGGGATGCGATCGCCCTCATCTGATTCCCGATTTATATTTAGATTTAGCGCTGAGTTTGAGTCATTTACCCGATCAATCTTGGGCAAGAAAACAGATTGAGTATTCGATACAAGTTTGGCTGATGTTGAGAAATCGGGTTTCTTCTATTGAAGAACAAAAACCGGGTTTGTTGGAGTTATTAGAGGCTGTTACATCAGCTTTGACAGTGGGGGATAAGGAATATGTAGAAAAGTTGGGTGGGTGTTTGGAGGCTGTTGGGGAAAGTCACCATCAGGAGACTATTCAGAACGCGATACAGGGTCAACAAAATACAGAATATCAGCGACAACTGGAAGCGGAACGCCTACGCCAAGAAGAAGAAGTGAAACGTCAGCGACAACTGGAAGAAGAAACGGAACGCCTACGCCAATCAAAATATCAGCAATTAGAAGGTTATCTCGCTGCGGCAAGGTGGCGAGAAGCTGATGAGGAAACAGTTAGCATGATGCTAGAAGTAATGGGGAAAGACCAGTATAATGTGAGCATCGAAGATATCAACAATTTCCCCAGTGAAGACCTCCGCATTATTGATCAGCTTTGGGTAAAATACAGTGATGGTCGGTTTGGTTTTTCGGTGCAAAAACGTATCTATCAAAGTCTGGGGGGAACCAGGGAATATGATGAGAAAATATGGAGAATTTTCTGCGATCGAGTGGAGTGGGATCTATACTACTACACAATAGCGATAGATAAACATTTAAGCCGGAGTTATCAATTGGGTTGGGGGCATTGGAATATCCAATTTAAATACAACGCTCCCGTTGGTCATCTCCCCTCGCTTACACGGGAATCTTCTCACCCTCTATTTTGGACAACAGGCCTTTTAGCTCTTCTCTCGCGTCCCGATTTGTAG